The following coding sequences lie in one Gemmatimonadota bacterium genomic window:
- a CDS encoding sugar phosphate isomerase/epimerase: protein MPTMGRFDYCLNTSTIRSPGVSVLEYVDIAADAGYDGIEPWAEEIDAWVEGGGTLTQLRDHAAGRDIRIVNLIAFFEWAVPETDRHAHGLEEARRCFEMAQVLDCPFVATAPKGIHDREVDLFAVARRFAELTDAVSDFSPKPLLEFWGVSRTLGTVGEALLVAAESGVRDARLLTDIFHMYKGSGHQRGMDYLDPGRLGLVHVNDYPADPPRTDIEDEHRVYPGDGEAPWDEIVASLERQEYRGMLSLELFNPAYWAEGPVATAQNGLAKLRACVENA, encoded by the coding sequence ATGCCTACGATGGGACGCTTTGACTACTGCCTCAATACGAGCACGATCCGTTCGCCCGGCGTTTCCGTGCTGGAATACGTGGATATCGCAGCCGACGCCGGATATGACGGGATCGAACCCTGGGCGGAGGAAATCGATGCCTGGGTCGAAGGGGGCGGTACGCTGACGCAACTGCGGGACCACGCTGCCGGCCGGGACATCCGGATCGTGAACCTGATCGCCTTTTTCGAATGGGCAGTGCCCGAGACCGACCGCCACGCCCATGGTTTAGAAGAGGCGCGGCGGTGCTTCGAAATGGCACAGGTGCTGGATTGCCCTTTCGTAGCCACGGCCCCGAAGGGGATCCACGACCGCGAAGTCGACCTTTTTGCCGTCGCCCGGAGATTCGCCGAACTGACGGACGCCGTATCGGATTTCTCCCCGAAACCCCTGCTGGAGTTCTGGGGCGTGTCCCGGACGCTGGGAACGGTGGGAGAAGCCCTGCTCGTGGCCGCCGAAAGCGGGGTGCGTGACGCCAGGCTGCTGACGGACATCTTTCACATGTACAAGGGAAGCGGGCACCAGCGCGGGATGGACTACCTCGATCCCGGCCGCCTGGGCCTGGTCCACGTGAACGACTATCCTGCAGACCCGCCCCGTACGGACATCGAAGACGAGCACCGGGTCTATCCCGGAGACGGCGAAGCGCCGTGGGACGAGATCGTCGCCAGCCTGGAACGGCAGGAATACCGGGGCATGCTGTCGCTCGAGCTGTTCAATCCCGCCTACTGGGCCGAAGGGCCGGTGGCCACGGCACAAAACGGACTGGCAAAGCTTCGGGCATGCGTAGAAAACGCGTGA